A single genomic interval of Streptomyces sp. BA2 harbors:
- a CDS encoding 2-hydroxyacid dehydrogenase: protein MSTTVLAAGNHFIRPSLFTEAVRAAAGELPLDVRELQFPWPHTPFGPVGEVIEASGSEDEMIEALQGVQICVTEHGPLTERILANCPDLKLFCTSRGGPVNANLEAATRHGVAVCYAPGRNATATAEHTLTLLLAAARGVGDTHTDLRKGTWRGDYYDYDNCGIEIDGATVGLIGYGAIGSRVAGVLRAMGAEVLVHDPYVRPDALEGVAEQVSLAELLRRSRIVSLHARVTDETKGMIGRAQIAAMPRGSILVNCARGALLDYEAACDALESGHLAGAGFDVFPEEPLPADSRLLTAPGVVLTPHIAGGSQQVAHKAAHIVAAEAGRFLRGEPLEHCANPEVLKAG, encoded by the coding sequence ATGAGCACCACCGTCCTCGCCGCAGGCAACCACTTCATCCGCCCGAGCCTGTTCACCGAGGCCGTGCGCGCCGCCGCCGGGGAGCTGCCGCTGGACGTCCGCGAACTCCAATTCCCCTGGCCGCACACGCCGTTCGGACCGGTCGGCGAGGTCATCGAGGCATCGGGCAGCGAGGACGAGATGATCGAGGCGCTCCAGGGCGTGCAGATCTGCGTCACCGAGCACGGCCCGCTCACCGAGCGCATCCTCGCCAACTGCCCCGACCTGAAGCTGTTCTGCACCAGCCGCGGCGGCCCGGTCAACGCCAACCTCGAAGCCGCGACCCGGCACGGTGTCGCCGTCTGCTACGCCCCCGGACGCAACGCCACCGCCACCGCGGAACACACCCTCACCCTGCTGCTCGCCGCCGCACGCGGCGTCGGCGACACCCACACCGACCTGCGCAAGGGCACCTGGCGCGGCGACTACTACGACTACGACAACTGCGGCATCGAGATCGACGGAGCGACGGTCGGCCTGATCGGCTACGGCGCCATCGGCAGCCGGGTCGCCGGCGTCCTGCGAGCCATGGGCGCCGAGGTCCTCGTGCACGACCCATACGTACGGCCCGATGCGCTGGAGGGTGTCGCGGAACAGGTCTCTCTCGCCGAACTGCTGCGCCGCTCACGCATCGTCTCCCTGCACGCCCGGGTCACCGACGAGACCAAGGGCATGATCGGCCGCGCGCAGATCGCCGCGATGCCCCGCGGATCGATCCTCGTCAACTGCGCCCGCGGCGCGCTGCTCGACTACGAAGCGGCCTGCGACGCCCTGGAGTCGGGCCACCTCGCAGGCGCGGGCTTCGACGTCTTCCCCGAGGAGCCCCTTCCCGCCGACTCCCGGCTGCTCACCGCCCCCGGCGTGGTCCTCACCCCGCACATCGCGGGCGGCAGCCAGCAGGTCGCGCACAAGGCCGCGCACATCGTGGCCGCCGAGGCCGGCCGCTTCCTGCGCGGTGAGCCCCTTGAGCACTGCGCCAACCCGGAGGTACTCAAGGCGGGTTGA
- a CDS encoding RbtT/DalT/CsbX family MFS transporter, with product MTSYPLMMLGYGLRGLGYPLFAYGFLVWIASVAPRARLGTAMGWFWFAFTGGLPTLGSLVASGLIPQIGAYATLWSALVLVAGGGLIALLLVRDDRGGKRPRGEGEGPLATLVGSVTVLWRNPRVGAGSLARVINTASQFGFFVIMPIHFTKSVGFSLTEWLHLLSAMFATNIFANLLFGVVGDRVGWRRTIAWFGGAGCTVSTLLLFYVPNAAGDNFPLALAAAALYGATLAGYVPLSALVPSLEPRHKGQALAALNLGAGASTFVGPAVVAVVAVFVGPLGVTGVVWIFAGMHAVSTVLALFLKLPDDAGAAEADAAEAGGASPDTASAAPDTASAGSGAAPTASGTAPTASAPA from the coding sequence ATGACCAGCTATCCGCTGATGATGCTCGGGTACGGCCTGCGCGGCCTGGGCTACCCGCTGTTCGCCTACGGGTTCCTGGTCTGGATCGCCTCGGTGGCACCGCGTGCCCGGCTCGGCACGGCCATGGGCTGGTTCTGGTTCGCCTTCACCGGCGGTCTGCCCACGCTGGGTTCACTGGTCGCCAGCGGACTCATCCCGCAGATCGGCGCCTACGCCACGCTGTGGTCCGCACTGGTGCTCGTGGCCGGGGGCGGACTCATCGCCCTGCTTCTGGTCCGCGACGACCGGGGCGGGAAGCGGCCGCGCGGCGAGGGCGAAGGGCCGCTCGCCACGCTCGTCGGCAGCGTCACGGTGCTGTGGCGCAATCCCCGGGTCGGCGCGGGATCGCTCGCGCGGGTCATCAACACGGCATCGCAGTTCGGCTTCTTCGTGATCATGCCGATCCACTTCACGAAGTCGGTCGGCTTCAGCCTCACCGAGTGGCTTCATCTGCTCAGCGCCATGTTCGCCACCAACATCTTCGCCAACCTGCTCTTCGGGGTGGTGGGCGACCGGGTCGGCTGGCGCAGGACCATCGCCTGGTTCGGCGGCGCGGGATGCACCGTCAGCACGCTGCTGCTCTTCTACGTCCCGAACGCGGCCGGCGACAACTTCCCGCTGGCACTGGCCGCCGCCGCTCTCTACGGCGCTACGCTGGCCGGATATGTACCGCTTTCGGCACTGGTGCCCTCGCTGGAGCCGCGGCACAAGGGGCAGGCGCTCGCCGCGCTCAACCTGGGCGCGGGCGCCAGTACCTTCGTCGGCCCCGCCGTCGTCGCCGTCGTCGCCGTCTTCGTCGGGCCGCTCGGTGTCACAGGGGTGGTCTGGATTTTCGCGGGGATGCATGCGGTGAGCACCGTGCTCGCACTCTTCCTGAAGCTGCCGGACGACGCGGGTGCGGCGGAAGCGGATGCGGCGGAGGCGGGTGGCGCGTCGCCGGACACCGCGTCCGCCGCCCCGGACACCGCGTCCGCCGGCTCGGGCGCAGCGCCCACCGCCTCGGGTACAGCGCCCACCGCCTCGGCCCCGGCGTGA
- a CDS encoding oxygenase MpaB family protein, whose translation MREASSSGQPAAGHPSAADPGLFGPSSVTWQMHGDPMMWVAGIRALYLQALHPRAVRGVMQNSDFRKDAWGRLMRTANFVGTITYGTTEVAEHAGARVRKIHTMLKATDPDTGERYGVDEPELLLWVHCAEIDSYLHVARRSGFRLTDELADRYVAEQRESARLVGLDPAAIPGSTAELAAYFERVRPDLAAGPEARDVDDFLQRPPTHPLLTPARALLWRRVANLAYASLPPYAHELYGRTAPPPATVTRRLVTTGTMLRTVPARLRWQLPPKHILRAMARLGPGARPAPYKLDRRAAILDAPGRAKRSNGGDGGRWRTPG comes from the coding sequence ATGCGCGAGGCATCCTCATCGGGGCAGCCGGCGGCAGGGCACCCGTCGGCGGCCGACCCTGGGCTCTTCGGCCCCTCGTCCGTGACCTGGCAGATGCACGGCGACCCGATGATGTGGGTCGCCGGCATCCGCGCCCTGTACCTACAGGCCCTGCACCCCCGCGCGGTCCGCGGCGTCATGCAGAACAGTGACTTCCGCAAGGACGCCTGGGGGCGTCTCATGCGTACCGCGAACTTCGTGGGCACCATCACGTACGGCACCACCGAGGTCGCCGAGCACGCGGGGGCGCGTGTGCGGAAGATCCATACGATGCTCAAGGCCACCGACCCCGACACGGGCGAGCGCTACGGGGTCGACGAGCCCGAGCTGCTGCTGTGGGTGCACTGTGCCGAGATCGACTCCTATCTGCACGTCGCACGCCGGTCGGGGTTCCGTCTCACCGACGAACTCGCCGACCGCTATGTCGCCGAGCAACGGGAGAGCGCCCGGCTCGTCGGCCTCGACCCCGCCGCGATACCGGGGTCGACCGCCGAACTCGCCGCGTACTTCGAGCGGGTGCGGCCCGACCTCGCCGCAGGGCCCGAGGCGCGCGACGTCGACGACTTCCTCCAACGCCCGCCGACCCACCCGCTGTTGACCCCGGCGCGCGCCCTGCTGTGGCGGCGCGTGGCGAATCTGGCGTACGCCTCGCTGCCGCCGTACGCCCACGAGCTGTACGGCAGGACGGCCCCGCCGCCCGCCACCGTGACCCGGCGGCTCGTCACCACCGGCACCATGCTGCGCACCGTTCCCGCACGTCTACGCTGGCAACTTCCCCCGAAGCACATTCTGCGCGCCATGGCCAGGCTGGGGCCCGGCGCCCGGCCTGCCCCGTACAAACTCGACAGGCGGGCAGCCATACTGGACGCGCCGGGGAGGGCGAAGCGAAGCAACGGGGGCGACGGCGGGAGATGGCGGACACCAGGCTGA
- a CDS encoding serine/threonine-protein kinase, which produces MADTRLIQGRYRLLDLIGRGGMGEVWRARDESLGRRVAVKCLKPLGPQHDQSFTRVLRERFRREARVAAALQHRGVTVVHDFGEHDGVLYLVMELLEGRNLSQLLEDNKQHPLPVADVVEIADQVSAALAYTHEQGIVHRDLKPANIMRLTDGTVKICDFGIARLGHDIGFTSRLTGTGIAMGTPHYMSPEQISGAQVDQRSDLYSFGCVLYEIATGAPPFDLEDAWAVLVGHRDTPPEPPRRHREELPEYFEKIVLDLLAKEPDERPSDARELGRRIVTGRTVPTYVPTVVTPPVRRPEQPPSREPRLPSWTRGMTTGHKANGASELRTTPPDAAAGLTGEWIPRTDARRAATPRGPERPTPSPEVVATLVSRHNAGLSLGRLGRWAEAGEVHRAVAAEREHALGPDHPDTLASRYEVGFTLSRTGRAADALREYGRVAQGRERSLGPEHPDTLAARQEMAYVMGQLGRHFEAHQMYTSVLAVRERTAGADHPDTLRCRHNLAYNLSRLGRLEDSYQLAREVATARARVLGLTHPDTLVTRYEVAYALGQLGRWPEALQTYREVADARVRALGPDHPDTLAARYEVGISLGRLGRSGEALELYRDLIDDRTRVNGPSDPETLRARHGLGVNLGRQGRWEEALAEARDVCAIRERVLGGDHPDTLVSRREVAVGLGWLGRWADALTEYRRVAAAREQVLGADHPDALASRNDEAHCLEQLGRGTEAVELYRRVAALRQRRATGGH; this is translated from the coding sequence ATGGCGGACACCAGGCTGATCCAGGGCCGGTACCGGCTACTGGACCTGATCGGGCGCGGCGGCATGGGCGAGGTGTGGCGAGCCCGCGACGAGTCCCTCGGTCGCAGGGTCGCCGTGAAGTGCCTCAAGCCGCTGGGGCCCCAGCACGACCAGTCCTTCACGCGCGTGCTGCGTGAGCGGTTCCGGCGCGAGGCGCGCGTCGCTGCCGCGCTGCAGCACCGCGGCGTGACCGTCGTCCATGACTTCGGAGAGCACGACGGCGTCCTGTACCTGGTGATGGAGCTGCTCGAAGGACGCAACCTCAGTCAGCTCCTGGAGGACAACAAACAGCATCCGCTGCCCGTCGCGGACGTCGTGGAGATCGCCGACCAGGTCTCCGCCGCGCTCGCGTACACCCATGAACAGGGCATCGTGCACCGGGACTTGAAGCCCGCGAACATCATGCGGCTCACGGACGGCACGGTGAAGATATGCGACTTCGGGATCGCCAGGCTCGGCCATGACATCGGCTTCACCTCACGCCTGACCGGCACGGGCATCGCGATGGGCACGCCGCACTACATGTCGCCGGAGCAGATCAGCGGCGCCCAGGTCGACCAGCGCAGCGATCTCTACTCCTTCGGGTGCGTGCTGTACGAGATCGCCACGGGGGCGCCGCCGTTCGACCTGGAGGACGCCTGGGCCGTGCTCGTCGGCCACCGTGACACGCCGCCCGAGCCGCCGCGCAGGCACCGCGAGGAGCTGCCCGAGTACTTCGAGAAGATCGTCCTCGACCTGCTCGCCAAGGAACCGGACGAGCGGCCCAGCGACGCGCGCGAGCTGGGGCGCCGCATCGTCACCGGCCGCACGGTCCCCACGTACGTCCCGACCGTCGTCACCCCGCCCGTCCGCCGCCCCGAGCAGCCGCCCTCGCGCGAGCCACGGCTGCCCTCGTGGACCCGCGGCATGACGACCGGGCACAAGGCGAACGGCGCGTCCGAGCTGCGGACGACGCCGCCCGACGCGGCAGCCGGCCTGACCGGCGAGTGGATCCCGCGCACCGACGCGCGCCGGGCCGCGACGCCGCGCGGGCCCGAACGGCCCACGCCGTCACCCGAGGTGGTCGCCACCCTCGTCAGCCGGCACAACGCGGGCCTGAGCCTGGGGCGCCTCGGCCGCTGGGCCGAGGCGGGCGAGGTGCACCGCGCGGTGGCCGCCGAGCGGGAGCACGCGCTCGGCCCCGACCACCCCGACACCCTCGCCAGCCGTTACGAAGTGGGTTTCACGCTGAGCCGCACCGGGCGCGCGGCCGACGCCCTGCGGGAGTACGGGCGCGTCGCCCAGGGCAGGGAGCGCTCCCTCGGCCCCGAGCACCCGGACACGCTGGCCGCGCGGCAGGAAATGGCGTACGTCATGGGGCAGTTGGGGCGGCACTTCGAGGCCCACCAGATGTACACGTCGGTCCTGGCCGTACGGGAGCGGACCGCGGGCGCCGACCACCCCGACACCCTGCGCTGCCGGCACAACCTCGCGTACAACCTCAGCAGGCTCGGCCGCCTGGAGGACTCGTACCAGCTGGCCCGCGAAGTCGCGACGGCCCGCGCCCGCGTCCTCGGCTTGACCCACCCCGACACCCTCGTCACCCGCTACGAAGTCGCCTACGCCCTCGGCCAGTTGGGCCGCTGGCCCGAGGCGCTCCAGACGTACCGCGAGGTCGCCGACGCGCGCGTGCGGGCGCTCGGCCCCGACCACCCCGACACCCTCGCCGCCCGCTACGAGGTGGGCATCAGCCTCGGCAGGCTCGGCCGCAGCGGCGAGGCCCTGGAGCTGTACCGCGACCTGATCGACGACCGCACCCGCGTGAACGGCCCATCCGACCCCGAGACGTTGCGCGCCCGGCACGGCCTCGGCGTCAACCTCGGCCGCCAGGGCCGCTGGGAGGAAGCCCTGGCCGAGGCCCGTGACGTGTGCGCGATCCGTGAACGCGTCCTCGGCGGCGACCACCCCGACACGCTGGTCAGCCGCCGCGAGGTGGCCGTGGGCCTCGGCTGGCTCGGCCGCTGGGCGGACGCCCTGACCGAGTACCGCAGGGTCGCTGCCGCGCGTGAGCAGGTACTTGGCGCCGACCATCCCGACGCCCTCGCCAGCCGCAACGACGAGGCGCACTGCCTGGAGCAGCTGGGCCGTGGGACGGAAGCGGTGGAGCTGTACCGCCGGGTTGCCGCGTTGCGCCAGCGGCGGGCTACCGGAGGGCATTGA
- a CDS encoding TetR/AcrR family transcriptional regulator, translating to MAAAVPPPSPPVKRTRDAARTQGEILDVATEEFARMGYAGARVDEIAARMRTTKRMIYYYFGSKDQLFTAVLERAYKVIRHEEQQLDVGHLDPVSAIRRLAELTFDHHEAHPDFIRLVSIENIHEAKHIGASPSLASLSSPAIDVIASILEAGREQGVFTAEVDAVDLHAMISSFCFFRVSNRHTFRALFGRDLTEASGREHYRTMLGDMVISYLTSDRPGPKGS from the coding sequence ATGGCCGCCGCTGTCCCCCCGCCGTCCCCGCCCGTCAAGCGAACCCGGGACGCGGCCCGTACGCAGGGGGAGATCCTCGACGTGGCCACCGAGGAGTTCGCGCGCATGGGCTACGCGGGGGCCAGGGTGGACGAGATCGCCGCCCGTATGCGGACCACGAAGCGGATGATCTACTACTACTTCGGCAGCAAGGATCAGCTGTTCACCGCGGTCCTGGAGCGGGCGTACAAGGTCATCCGGCACGAGGAGCAGCAGCTCGACGTCGGGCATCTGGACCCGGTGTCCGCCATCCGGCGCCTGGCCGAGCTCACCTTCGACCACCACGAGGCGCACCCGGACTTCATCCGCCTCGTCAGCATCGAGAACATCCACGAGGCGAAGCACATCGGGGCCTCGCCGAGTCTGGCGTCGCTCAGCTCTCCGGCGATCGACGTCATCGCCTCGATCCTCGAAGCCGGGCGTGAACAGGGCGTGTTCACGGCCGAGGTGGATGCCGTCGACCTGCACGCGATGATCAGCTCGTTCTGCTTCTTCCGGGTCTCGAACCGGCACACGTTCCGTGCGCTCTTCGGCCGCGACCTCACCGAGGCGTCCGGTCGTGAGCACTACCGGACGATGCTGGGGGACATGGTCATCTCCTACCTGACCTCGGATCGCCCGGGCCCGAAAGGGAGTTGA
- a CDS encoding histidine phosphatase family protein yields the protein MTDFILVRHGETVWHAENRYAGRTDVPLTPHGREQAAALAEWAPGAGLTAVWSSPLSRARLTAAPAADACGLTPRVDERLYELDFGKGDGLTRDEMRQRFPEQLAAFLDDPVEHHLPGGEDPRKAAARAADCLADIAREQPHGRVLIVAHSTLVRVLLCHLLGIPLPDYRRVFPQLLNGALTEIRVEDGQTALLRLNAPALH from the coding sequence GTGACCGACTTCATCCTCGTACGCCATGGCGAAACCGTCTGGCACGCGGAGAACCGCTACGCGGGGCGCACCGACGTGCCCCTGACCCCGCACGGGCGCGAGCAGGCCGCCGCGCTCGCCGAGTGGGCCCCCGGCGCGGGGCTCACGGCTGTCTGGAGCTCCCCGCTCTCCCGCGCCCGGCTCACCGCCGCGCCCGCCGCCGACGCCTGCGGCCTCACGCCGCGTGTCGACGAGCGGCTCTACGAACTCGACTTCGGCAAGGGCGACGGCCTGACCAGGGACGAGATGCGACAGCGCTTCCCGGAACAGCTCGCGGCCTTCCTCGACGACCCGGTGGAGCACCATCTGCCCGGCGGCGAGGACCCGCGCAAGGCCGCCGCACGCGCAGCCGACTGCCTGGCCGACATCGCCCGCGAACAGCCGCACGGCAGAGTCCTGATCGTCGCCCACTCCACACTCGTGCGGGTCCTGCTCTGCCACCTCCTCGGCATCCCCCTCCCCGACTACCGCCGCGTCTTCCCCCAACTGCTCAACGGCGCCCTCACGGAGATCCGCGTCGAGGACGGACAGACCGCACTGCTGCGTCTCAACGCCCCCGCGCTCCACTGA
- a CDS encoding FGGY-family carbohydrate kinase, which yields MSVLTIDVGTTMIKSVVFDDQGKEIAVSRLATEVLRPHPGWAEQDMDAVWNAVVHTVRSVLSGLADPVWLVSFTAQGDGAWLVDEDGRPTGPAILWSDGRAGDLLTAWQREGVLEAAFRLNGSLTCAGMQSALFSWLAAHDPDRLARSRTSLTAAGWLFLRLTGVRACDESDASAPFLDHTTGDYDPRILDLFGLSDYHRLLPTVLGESERIAEITRDAAGQLGLPAGLPVVMSPYDIAATARGVGVVNPGQACSILGTTLCTEIVRTDVDTSGEPSGINIAYRGRERVLRAFPTLNGAEVLGWAARTLGVAGPPDLARLAFESEPGARGLLFLPYLSPAGERAPFLDPHARGSFWGLSLEHSRADMARAVFDGLSLVLRDSLAAARTDVSELRLCGGGANSDAWCALIADATGVPTARSGDTELGAKGAFLTGLVRSGAESSMHTAAAKYVRMQSSWEPDPERAQFYAALYEDFIGRRAIVREAGWGGGAVWRGSGAAGQGGTPHEADSVPAALGEDHV from the coding sequence ATGTCCGTACTGACCATCGACGTCGGCACCACAATGATCAAGTCGGTCGTCTTCGACGACCAGGGCAAGGAGATCGCGGTCTCCCGGCTCGCCACCGAAGTGCTCCGGCCCCACCCCGGCTGGGCGGAGCAGGACATGGACGCCGTCTGGAACGCCGTCGTCCACACCGTCCGCAGCGTGCTGTCCGGTCTCGCCGACCCCGTCTGGCTGGTGTCCTTCACCGCCCAGGGCGACGGAGCCTGGCTCGTCGACGAGGACGGCCGCCCCACCGGGCCCGCGATCCTCTGGTCCGACGGCCGGGCCGGCGACCTGCTCACGGCCTGGCAGCGCGAGGGCGTCCTCGAAGCGGCCTTCCGCCTCAACGGCTCGCTGACCTGCGCAGGCATGCAGAGCGCCCTCTTCAGCTGGCTCGCCGCCCACGACCCCGACCGCCTCGCGCGCTCCCGCACCTCGCTCACCGCCGCGGGCTGGCTCTTCCTGCGCCTCACCGGAGTCCGCGCCTGCGACGAATCCGACGCCTCCGCCCCGTTCCTCGACCACACCACCGGGGACTACGACCCGCGGATCCTCGACCTGTTCGGCCTGAGCGACTACCACCGGCTCCTGCCGACCGTCCTCGGCGAGTCGGAGCGGATCGCCGAGATCACCCGCGACGCCGCGGGCCAACTGGGGCTCCCGGCCGGCCTTCCCGTCGTGATGTCCCCGTACGACATCGCCGCCACCGCACGCGGCGTCGGCGTGGTCAACCCCGGGCAGGCGTGCAGCATCCTCGGCACCACCCTCTGCACGGAGATCGTCCGCACGGACGTGGACACCAGCGGCGAACCGTCCGGCATCAACATCGCCTACCGCGGCCGCGAGCGCGTCCTTCGCGCCTTCCCGACCCTCAACGGCGCCGAGGTGCTCGGCTGGGCCGCGCGGACGCTGGGGGTGGCCGGGCCGCCGGACCTCGCACGCCTGGCCTTCGAATCGGAGCCGGGCGCCCGCGGATTGCTGTTCCTGCCCTACCTCTCGCCGGCGGGCGAACGCGCCCCGTTCCTCGACCCGCACGCCCGCGGCTCCTTCTGGGGACTGTCCCTTGAGCACTCGCGCGCCGACATGGCCCGCGCCGTCTTCGACGGCCTCTCACTGGTCCTGCGCGACTCGCTGGCCGCGGCCCGCACGGACGTGAGCGAGCTGAGGCTGTGCGGCGGCGGCGCGAACAGTGACGCGTGGTGCGCGCTGATCGCCGACGCGACGGGAGTGCCGACCGCCCGCTCCGGCGACACCGAACTGGGCGCCAAGGGCGCCTTCCTCACCGGCCTCGTCCGCTCGGGCGCCGAGAGCAGCATGCACACCGCTGCCGCCAAGTACGTCCGGATGCAGAGCAGTTGGGAGCCGGACCCGGAACGCGCGCAGTTCTACGCCGCCCTGTACGAGGACTTCATCGGCCGGCGGGCCATCGTCCGCGAGGCGGGTTGGGGTGGTGGAGCGGTCTGGCGGGGGAGCGGTGCCGCGGGGCAGGGCGGCACCCCGCACGAAGCTGACAGCGTCCCCGCCGCCCTGGGAGAAGACCATGTCTGA
- a CDS encoding DeoR/GlpR family DNA-binding transcription regulator — protein MDRVEAQEERRRQMREAVIGRGFVRTADLAEEFGVSLMTAHRDLDALQAQGWLRKVRGGATGLPSAQFHGSVAERMATMAQTKQLLARAAATLLVPGQTVLLDDSTTCLLLAHQVTEHTPLTVLTNSLPAITTLAKEPGVSLITLGGAYFPAYDAFMGLHTADAVRAFRADVLFMSTTAVTNGRCYHTSPETVQVKRAMMECAARRVLVADHTKFCKDGLYALAPLTDFDLLIVDDGLAADQVRAVRAAGTEVMVVPARDQ, from the coding sequence ATGGACCGGGTCGAGGCCCAGGAGGAGCGGCGGCGGCAGATGCGTGAGGCCGTCATCGGCCGCGGCTTCGTGCGCACCGCGGACCTCGCCGAGGAGTTCGGCGTCAGCCTGATGACCGCGCACCGTGATCTGGACGCCCTTCAGGCACAGGGCTGGCTGCGCAAGGTGCGAGGCGGTGCGACCGGGCTGCCGTCGGCGCAGTTCCACGGCAGTGTCGCGGAGCGGATGGCCACCATGGCCCAGACGAAGCAGCTCCTCGCGCGGGCCGCCGCGACCCTGCTCGTTCCGGGCCAGACGGTGCTGCTCGACGACAGCACGACCTGCCTGCTCCTCGCGCACCAGGTCACCGAGCACACCCCGCTGACCGTGCTCACCAACTCACTCCCGGCCATCACCACGCTCGCGAAGGAACCCGGCGTCTCGCTGATCACGCTGGGCGGCGCGTACTTCCCGGCGTACGACGCTTTCATGGGCCTGCACACCGCGGACGCGGTCCGTGCCTTTCGCGCCGATGTCCTCTTCATGTCCACGACGGCCGTCACCAACGGCCGCTGCTACCACACCTCGCCGGAGACGGTGCAGGTCAAGCGGGCGATGATGGAGTGCGCGGCGCGGCGGGTGCTTGTCGCGGACCACACCAAGTTCTGCAAGGACGGTCTGTACGCGCTCGCGCCGCTGACCGACTTCGATCTGCTGATCGTGGACGACGGCCTGGCGGCGGATCAGGTACGGGCGGTGCGCGCGGCCGGCACCGAGGTGATGGTGGTGCCGGCCCGCGATCAGTGA
- a CDS encoding FGGY-family carbohydrate kinase: MSETQSADHTPGPLDGIWLGLDLGTQSARCVAVDGSGQLLATASRPLTSRRDGVRHEQDPEQWWTALSAACREALAGLDTRRIRGLATDGTSGTILLADAEGRPLTPGLMYDDGRAADKTATINDAGGAVWRELGYRSMQPSWALPKLRWLLDHEPVAPGAGLRLLHQVDLITWRLAGHQVAADASHALKTGYHLIEERWPDKVMAELGVPEGLLPDVVRPGSVLGTVCAAAAEATGIPEGTTLVAGMTDGCAAQIGAGALAPGAWNSVLGTTLVLKGSSPHLVRDPAGVVYCHRGPGESWLPGGASSSGAGVISRHFPVEDLDELTEQAAALDPDAVTYPLVSTGGERFPFRAPEAEPFTLGQVPTRAAEFHAQLLGVACLERLCLDYLHHLGAPVDGPLTLTGGGARNRYWCRLRAEVIGRPVRLPEQAEGAIGMAVLAATSSGASLQEAAAAMVRIGAEIHPSPDRTARYLPVYLRFIDELTRRGWLDQTVADHARRRAAQ, encoded by the coding sequence ATGTCTGAGACACAATCCGCCGACCACACCCCCGGCCCCCTCGACGGCATCTGGCTCGGCCTCGACCTCGGTACCCAGAGTGCCCGTTGCGTCGCCGTCGACGGTTCCGGGCAGCTCCTCGCCACCGCCTCACGGCCGCTGACCAGCCGCCGTGACGGCGTACGCCATGAGCAGGACCCCGAACAGTGGTGGACCGCGCTGTCCGCCGCCTGTCGCGAGGCCCTGGCCGGACTCGACACGCGGCGGATCCGCGGGCTCGCGACCGACGGCACCTCCGGCACCATCCTGCTCGCCGACGCCGAAGGCCGCCCGCTCACCCCCGGCCTGATGTACGACGACGGGCGCGCCGCCGACAAGACGGCGACCATCAACGACGCCGGAGGAGCCGTCTGGCGGGAGCTCGGCTACCGCAGCATGCAGCCGTCCTGGGCGCTGCCCAAACTGCGCTGGCTCCTCGACCATGAACCCGTGGCGCCCGGCGCGGGCCTCCGGCTGCTGCATCAAGTCGACCTGATCACCTGGCGCCTCGCCGGACATCAGGTCGCCGCCGACGCGAGCCATGCCCTCAAGACCGGCTACCACCTGATCGAGGAGCGCTGGCCGGACAAGGTCATGGCCGAACTCGGCGTACCCGAAGGCCTGTTGCCCGACGTCGTACGTCCCGGCAGCGTGCTCGGCACCGTATGCGCCGCCGCCGCGGAAGCCACCGGAATCCCCGAAGGCACCACCCTGGTCGCCGGAATGACCGACGGCTGCGCCGCCCAGATCGGCGCCGGAGCCCTGGCACCCGGCGCCTGGAACTCGGTGCTCGGCACCACCCTCGTCCTCAAGGGCAGCAGCCCGCATCTGGTCCGTGACCCGGCGGGCGTCGTGTACTGCCACCGCGGGCCGGGCGAGAGCTGGCTGCCGGGCGGCGCGTCGAGCAGCGGCGCCGGTGTCATCTCCCGGCACTTCCCCGTCGAGGACCTGGACGAACTCACCGAGCAGGCCGCAGCGCTCGACCCGGACGCGGTCACCTACCCCCTGGTCTCCACCGGCGGCGAACGCTTCCCCTTCCGCGCCCCGGAAGCCGAGCCCTTCACCCTCGGCCAAGTCCCCACCCGCGCCGCCGAGTTCCACGCGCAGCTGCTCGGCGTCGCCTGCCTGGAACGGCTCTGCCTCGACTATCTCCACCACCTCGGCGCCCCCGTCGACGGACCGCTCACCCTCACCGGCGGCGGCGCCCGCAACCGCTACTGGTGCCGGCTGCGCGCCGAGGTCATCGGACGTCCCGTACGCCTGCCGGAACAGGCAGAGGGCGCCATCGGCATGGCGGTCCTCGCCGCCACCTCCTCCGGAGCGAGCCTCCAGGAAGCGGCCGCCGCCATGGTCCGCATCGGCGCGGAGATCCACCCCTCGCCGGACCGCACCGCCCGCTACCTCCCCGTATACCTCCGCTTCATCGACGAACTCACCCGCCGCGGCTGGCTCGACCAGACCGTGGCCGACCACGCCCGCAGGAGGGCAGCGCAGTGA